A window of Microbispora sp. ZYX-F-249 genomic DNA:
GGCGCCGTCCAGGTCGCCGGTGAAGTACGCCACCGTGCCCCTGGCCAGGAGGATGGCGGCGTCGGCCCGGCCGCCGTCGGTCTCCAGCCCGTGCAGTGCCGCCATGGCCGTGTCGAGGTCGCCGTAGTAGACGGCGATGCGGGCCAGCTTCGCGCGCAGCGTGCGGTGGACGTCCCCGCCGCCGGTGGCCCGGATCGCCTCCCGGTAGGCGGTGATCGCCAAGGGGTTGCCGACCGCGGCGAGCAGATCGGCGCGTAACGCCAGGACGCGGGCCTGGTCGGCGCCGGCGGCGACCGCCCGCACCGACTCGACCAGCGCCAGCGCGTCCCGGTACGCGCCCACCGCCGCCTCCGTCTCCGCAGCCCGCAGCACGTACGGCACGGCGGCCTCGACGTCCCCCGCGGCCAGCAGATGGTGACCGATCCTGGCGGGCGAGGCGTTCACCGAGACCAGCCGCTGAGCACAGGCCCGGTGCAGGGCCCTGCCGCGGTGCGGCGGGATGTCGCCGAGCAGCGCGTCACGGATCAGCGGATGCCTGAACCGGTATCCGTCCATGGTGCGTTCCACGATCAGCGCCGCGAGCGCCGCGTCCAGGCAGTCGAACGCCTCCTGCTCCTCCAGTCCGGCGAGTGCCAGGAACGTGTCGGTGTCGAAGGTGGCCCCGGCGGTCGCGACGTGTTCGAGCACCGCCCGCACCGGCGGCGCCAGCACCGCGAGCACGGCCGAGCCCGCGCCTCGCCCGTCCGCCTGCGAGGTTCCGGCCGTACGGGCCAGCTCGGCGGCCGCGAACGGCATCCCGCCCGACAGCTCCCAGATCCGCTCCACCTCCTCCGGGGCGAGACCGGGCCGTACGGCCAGGGCGAGCTTCTCGGTCTCGGCCCGCTCCAGCGCGCCCAGCGCGATCTCCAGCGTGCCGGTCCGGCTCAGCAGGCTGGTACGCACCTGCTCGAAGGTGTCGGAGACGGGCTGGCGGCGGTGCGCGAGCACCAGGACGAAACGGTCGTTCAGGCAGCAGCGGGACAGATAGTGCAGCAGCCGCAGGCTCGCCTCGTCGGCCTCGTGCACGTCGTCGACCGTGAGCAGCAGGCCGGGTCCGGCCGCGGCCAGCCGTACCAGTTCGGCGACGGCCACGAACAGCCGCTGGTGCCCGCCGCCACCGCTCCAGTCGAGCGCGCGTCCCGACAGCGCCTGGTCGATGTCCTTGCGGCACCGGTCGTCCAGTCCGTCCAGGAGGGTCGGATGCCTGCGGCACAGGTCGGCCAGTGCCTCCAGCACCGGCGCGTACGGCCAGGCGCCCTCGATCCGCGAGGCCGCCCCATGCCCGCTCCGCCAGCCGTCGGCCGTGGCCAGAGCGCGTGCCCACTCCAGGAAACGCGACTTGCCCATGCCGGGCGGACCGGACAGGAACACCGTGCGGCTGTGCCCCCGTGCCGCCTCGGCCAGCGTCTTCTCCAGCGCGGTGGTCTGGGACTTCCTGCCCACCAGCGGGCTCGGCGACGGCTGCCCCTGCCGGGTGTCGAGCAGCGAGTTGCGCAGCCGCACGGCCTCCTCGCTCGGCCCCACGCCCAGTTCCTGCCGCATCGCCCGGTCCATGCGCTCGAACTGGCGTAACGCGGCACGCGAGTCGCCGGCTGCGATGAACTCGCGCATGCGCTCCAAGTGCGCCTCGCCGTCGGTCGGGTCGGACTCCGCCAGCTCCGCCCAGCGCCGTGCCTGCCGGAGCATCTGCAGGTGGCGGAGCCGGAGCCGGTCGCGGGCCTCGGCAGCCCACGGCTCGTACTCGTCGCCGGGAAGCAGCGACCCGGTGTAGGCATCGGCGGCCTTGCCCGCCGTGTCCGCGTCGCCCGCGTCGAGTGCGTCGGCGACCAGCTCCTGAAAACGCAGGACGTCGACGGTTACCGGAATGTCGGGGAACAGCAGGATCATGTCCCCGCGCACCACGATGCCCTCCGGTCCCAGGGCGCGGCGGGCGAAATGCGTGGCCTTGTGCAGGCGCGGTCCCGCCTCGGCCACCGGCAGGTCCGGCCACAACGCGTTCATCAGCCGCTCACGGTGCAGCCGGCGGCGCGGCTCCAGCGCGAGGATCTTCACCAGGCTCGCCGCGTGCCGCCGGTTCCAGGCGGCGGCGGGAACCGGCTCCCCGGAGATCCGGACCGTGAAGTCTCCCAGCAGCGAGATCTCCACCCTCATGGCATCAGTATGCGATCGAGTAATCCGGCGGTCATCATGCGCTGAGCCGCGAAACGGCCTCGATTCCCTCGCTCATCGCGGAGCTGAGGTCGCGCAGCAGCCCACGTATCGACAGGTCATTCCAGCCGTAGCCGGCGATGCGGTCGGCCGCCGCGAACAACGCCGATCCGGCCCTGTCCCGGTCGGCCTGGTAGCCGGCCAGGGTCTGCGGCTCCGGTACGCCGTGCAGGAACCCGGACACCGCCCTGGCGAGCAGGTGGGCGTCGCGCAGCGCGTCGGTCATGCCGTGCGTGCTCAGCGGGTCGAGCAGGTATCCGGCGTCGCCGACCAGTGCCCACCCGGGTCCCCACGCCTGCCGTACGAACCCGGGACGGCCGGGGAAGGCCCGCAAACGGCGCGGCGGCTCGGCTCCGGCGAGCCTGCCGTCCGCGCCGCCGGTGGCCGTGGCCAGCAGCCGCCGGTATCCGGCGCGCGGGTCGCCCGCCATCTCGCGGGAGAACTCGGCGGAGGGCAGGCCGG
This region includes:
- a CDS encoding ATP-binding protein gives rise to the protein MRVEISLLGDFTVRISGEPVPAAAWNRRHAASLVKILALEPRRRLHRERLMNALWPDLPVAEAGPRLHKATHFARRALGPEGIVVRGDMILLFPDIPVTVDVLRFQELVADALDAGDADTAGKAADAYTGSLLPGDEYEPWAAEARDRLRLRHLQMLRQARRWAELAESDPTDGEAHLERMREFIAAGDSRAALRQFERMDRAMRQELGVGPSEEAVRLRNSLLDTRQGQPSPSPLVGRKSQTTALEKTLAEAARGHSRTVFLSGPPGMGKSRFLEWARALATADGWRSGHGAASRIEGAWPYAPVLEALADLCRRHPTLLDGLDDRCRKDIDQALSGRALDWSGGGGHQRLFVAVAELVRLAAAGPGLLLTVDDVHEADEASLRLLHYLSRCCLNDRFVLVLAHRRQPVSDTFEQVRTSLLSRTGTLEIALGALERAETEKLALAVRPGLAPEEVERIWELSGGMPFAAAELARTAGTSQADGRGAGSAVLAVLAPPVRAVLEHVATAGATFDTDTFLALAGLEEQEAFDCLDAALAALIVERTMDGYRFRHPLIRDALLGDIPPHRGRALHRACAQRLVSVNASPARIGHHLLAAGDVEAAVPYVLRAAETEAAVGAYRDALALVESVRAVAAGADQARVLALRADLLAAVGNPLAITAYREAIRATGGGDVHRTLRAKLARIAVYYGDLDTAMAALHGLETDGGRADAAILLARGTVAYFTGDLDGAWEAADAAGLAEAAVWEQPDLTALKSLITHNRGEWSQMLRSELLRTREDPALATMVFDSHLCVAEYLLYGPSPYPEVIELARGLRVTAKRVGALRAVAFAGALIGEAALLCGDLDLAEQELADAADLHREIGATTGEAHCLQRLAEVRLARGDRPAADRLLRRALPLARWSLLANHLLQRLYGTMILAAPDPEAARAVVDTAEAALGQSDFCHFCTVMFEVPAVIACAGTGDLAEARRHLEIAERSAALWDGTAWQAAMLEARAHLARAEGDPAEAARLFTRASDLFAESSHPLDAARCRTAAQTP